One region of Candidatus Omnitrophota bacterium genomic DNA includes:
- a CDS encoding divalent-cation tolerance protein CutA produces MSRDFCIILAQCASQKEADAIRSALLKGRLAACVNILKGVDSRFWWNGKVDRAKEVLLMAKSRRTNFNRIAKEIKRLHSYDVPEIIAIPIIAGSGDYLGWIRKNTKA; encoded by the coding sequence ATGAGCCGAGATTTTTGCATAATCCTGGCGCAATGCGCCTCACAAAAAGAAGCGGATGCCATCCGGTCTGCGTTGTTAAAGGGCCGGTTAGCGGCGTGCGTTAATATATTGAAAGGTGTTGATTCGAGATTTTGGTGGAATGGCAAGGTCGACAGGGCGAAGGAAGTCCTTCTGATGGCCAAGTCTCGTAGGACAAATTTTAACCGGATAGCCAAAGAAATAAAACGCCTGCATAGTTATGATGTTCCCGAGATAATTGCTATCCCGATAATAGCGGGAAGCGGGGATTATTTGGGATGGATCAGGAAGAATACGAAGGCGTGA
- a CDS encoding winged helix-turn-helix domain-containing protein, whose product MITEIGITAGDIWHYLDENGKSSLSQIVKGIDTEKERLLMSIGWLAREGHVIVEKAGQDYQIYLRR is encoded by the coding sequence ATGATTACGGAGATAGGCATTACCGCCGGAGATATATGGCATTATCTTGATGAAAACGGGAAGAGCTCGTTGTCCCAGATCGTAAAAGGCATAGATACCGAAAAAGAAAGACTCCTGATGAGCATAGGATGGCTTGCCAGAGAAGGGCATGTCATAGTTGAAAAGGCCGGTCAGGATTATCAGATATATTTGAGAAGATAG
- a CDS encoding MotA/TolQ/ExbB proton channel family protein gives MWDLINKGGPMMYLIILASILALGVVIDRIYNLRKAKIDADKFMDGVTAVLKRNKVIEAIEMCNKTPGPIAHIIKAGILKHDRSKPEIKEAVEEAAGLEIPRLEKHLPILATIAHIAPLLGLLGTVTGMIKSFQVIQAKALVLAPVNPGDLAGGIWEALLATVAGLAVAIPTYVAYNYLTSQVDTLVYDMERSATDLVNLLSSRRDTYEV, from the coding sequence ATGTGGGATCTGATCAATAAGGGCGGACCGATGATGTACCTGATAATATTAGCGTCGATCCTGGCGTTAGGTGTCGTCATAGACCGGATATATAATTTGCGCAAGGCAAAGATAGACGCGGATAAGTTTATGGATGGCGTTACCGCCGTTTTAAAAAGGAATAAAGTTATCGAGGCGATAGAGATGTGCAATAAGACTCCCGGGCCGATAGCGCATATAATAAAGGCGGGCATACTGAAACACGACAGATCGAAGCCGGAGATAAAGGAGGCGGTCGAAGAGGCGGCAGGGCTCGAGATACCGCGCCTTGAGAAGCACCTGCCGATACTTGCTACCATCGCGCACATAGCTCCGCTCCTCGGGCTTTTGGGTACCGTAACGGGCATGATAAAATCGTTCCAGGTAATACAGGCGAAGGCGCTTGTCCTGGCTCCGGTAAATCCCGGCGATCTGGCCGGCGGCATATGGGAAGCGCTCCTTGCGACGGTGGCGGGGCTTGCGGTCGCTATTCCGACTTACGTCGCTTATAATTACCTGACGAGCCAGGTTGATACGTTAGTATATGACATGGAGAGAAGCGCCACTGACCTGGTGAACCTGCTTTCGTCCCGGAGGGATACGTATGAAGTTTAA
- a CDS encoding biopolymer transporter ExbD, whose amino-acid sequence MKFKRRPKPEHGLIEMTPLINVFFLLFIFFAFTSSFIFQPGIKVNLPKAVTSEVVQQDSAVIVVTGDDKIYLNDREISHDELLSNLRLMAKENRPLLIKADNHASLGRIVEVWDMCRREGVSQANIATNR is encoded by the coding sequence ATGAAGTTTAAGAGGCGCCCGAAGCCGGAACATGGGCTGATAGAGATGACGCCGCTTATCAACGTCTTCTTCCTGCTTTTTATATTTTTCGCGTTCACATCCAGTTTCATATTTCAACCGGGGATAAAGGTAAATCTTCCTAAGGCCGTAACGAGTGAAGTCGTCCAGCAGGACAGCGCGGTTATAGTTGTTACCGGCGACGACAAGATATATCTGAATGACCGGGAGATATCACACGACGAGCTTTTGTCCAATCTACGGCTGATGGCAAAAGAAAATAGGCCGCTCCTGATAAAGGCCGACAACCATGCCTCACTCGGCAGGATAGTGGAGGTCTGGGATATGTGCAGGCGCGAGGGCGTGTCGCAGGCGAACATCGCCACTAACAGGTAG
- the amrB gene encoding AmmeMemoRadiSam system protein B: protein MKLFFVLALLFLTSTVFAEDMKKSDLAGTWYPADKAELADLLGSYLDSAKPIKIEGQVLAIISPHAGYQFSGPVAAYGFKVVNAGSIKTVIVIGFSHRRRFDGISVYAKGGWSTPLGDIAIDEKLAAQIVSKNKRLRFEPGLFDEENSVEMQMPFIELAFKGARVVPVAFGTQDYGDAEILADALATVLKDRNDVLIVASTDLSHFHPYQDANAIDKNLIKILEEMKARKLYDAAIMGECELCGMMPVTATLLTAEKLGVGDIEVLKYANSGDTFGDKKQVVGYLSAAIYKKGTRDTDNGQRQAGKTMLNDAQRKRLLQIARESIIGYVKNGKRMEFAEDDPVLNKEMGAFVTLHEGGQLRGCIGNMSGQGALYKTVADMAIEAATGDPRFPTLTAAEIGRIKIEISALSPLKKVAGYKDVKIPGDGVVVKSGSRSGVFLPQVADETGWGRDEFLSYLCAHKAGLPPSAWKDPKTEIYVFSAEVFGEKEDGR, encoded by the coding sequence ATGAAATTGTTTTTTGTATTAGCGCTTTTGTTCCTCACTTCAACCGTTTTTGCCGAAGATATGAAAAAATCCGACCTTGCAGGCACATGGTACCCGGCGGATAAGGCAGAACTGGCCGACTTGCTCGGCTCATACCTTGATTCCGCGAAACCGATAAAGATAGAGGGCCAGGTACTGGCCATTATTTCTCCTCATGCCGGTTATCAATTTTCCGGCCCTGTGGCGGCTTACGGTTTTAAGGTCGTGAATGCCGGTAGTATTAAAACGGTTATCGTTATAGGGTTCAGCCATCGAAGGCGTTTCGACGGGATATCGGTTTACGCTAAAGGCGGATGGAGCACGCCGCTCGGCGACATAGCTATCGACGAGAAACTTGCCGCGCAGATAGTTTCGAAAAATAAACGTTTGCGTTTTGAGCCGGGGCTTTTCGATGAAGAGAACTCCGTCGAGATGCAGATGCCGTTTATAGAACTTGCCTTTAAAGGTGCGCGGGTAGTGCCGGTAGCTTTCGGTACGCAGGATTACGGCGACGCTGAGATATTGGCCGACGCGCTTGCCACCGTCCTCAAGGATAGGAACGATGTGCTCATAGTCGCCTCCACGGACCTTTCGCATTTCCATCCTTACCAGGACGCAAATGCCATCGATAAAAATCTTATAAAGATATTGGAAGAGATGAAGGCGAGAAAACTTTACGATGCGGCCATCATGGGAGAATGCGAACTTTGCGGTATGATGCCTGTTACGGCGACACTTCTTACGGCGGAAAAACTCGGCGTCGGCGATATCGAGGTATTGAAATACGCCAATTCCGGGGATACCTTTGGCGATAAGAAGCAGGTTGTCGGATATTTAAGCGCGGCAATCTATAAAAAAGGAACGCGGGATACGGATAACGGGCAGAGGCAGGCCGGGAAGACTATGTTGAACGACGCCCAGCGCAAGCGGCTATTACAGATAGCGCGAGAGTCGATAATCGGCTATGTGAAGAACGGCAAGCGGATGGAGTTTGCGGAGGATGACCCGGTTCTTAATAAAGAGATGGGCGCGTTCGTTACATTGCATGAAGGCGGCCAGTTGCGCGGGTGCATCGGTAATATGTCAGGCCAGGGGGCTTTGTATAAAACGGTGGCGGATATGGCGATAGAGGCGGCAACGGGCGATCCTCGTTTTCCCACCCTGACCGCGGCTGAGATAGGCAGGATCAAGATAGAAATATCTGCGCTGTCGCCTTTAAAAAAGGTTGCGGGCTATAAAGATGTAAAAATACCCGGCGACGGCGTTGTGGTAAAATCGGGATCCCGCAGCGGTGTATTCCTGCCGCAGGTGGCGGATGAGACCGGATGGGGCAGGGACGAGTTTCTCTCGTATCTTTGCGCTCATAAAGCGGGTTTGCCGCCGTCTGCCTGGAAAGATCCGAAGACGGAGATTTACGTGTTTTCTGCGGAAGTTTTTGGAGAAAAGGAGGATGGGCGATGA
- a CDS encoding 16S rRNA (uracil(1498)-N(3))-methyltransferase, giving the protein MSRFFVPPEAVKGSSIVIGGKEAHHILDVMRLKVSDTVVTFDGTGKEYKGVIREVSRNSLTVEIKDVRIPAGGESGRITLLQAMPKKEKMDYIVEKATELGVHAIVPVITARTIPDWSESKKKAQSERWAKIAREAAKQCSRLDIPTIAPISDFADSIKTYADFDMKMIAVLNDETVSVKSAMAGFTTGKIAIAIGPEGDFTAEEVSMAKDCGFKPISLGSRVLKSDTAGLALLAILNYELSN; this is encoded by the coding sequence ATGAGTAGATTCTTTGTTCCTCCCGAGGCGGTAAAAGGAAGCAGTATAGTTATCGGAGGTAAAGAGGCGCACCACATCCTCGACGTGATGCGCCTGAAGGTGTCCGATACTGTCGTTACATTCGACGGCACGGGCAAAGAGTATAAAGGCGTGATACGGGAGGTATCCCGCAATTCGCTTACCGTAGAAATAAAAGATGTTCGCATTCCCGCCGGCGGCGAGTCAGGCCGCATAACGCTTCTGCAGGCTATGCCCAAGAAAGAGAAGATGGACTATATCGTCGAAAAGGCGACGGAGCTGGGGGTTCATGCAATAGTGCCGGTCATTACCGCGAGGACGATACCGGATTGGAGCGAATCCAAGAAGAAGGCGCAGTCTGAAAGGTGGGCCAAGATAGCCAGAGAAGCGGCAAAGCAATGCTCCCGGCTGGATATACCGACTATAGCACCGATATCGGATTTTGCGGACTCGATAAAGACATATGCCGATTTTGACATGAAGATGATAGCCGTTTTAAACGATGAGACCGTATCTGTAAAAAGCGCAATGGCCGGTTTTACTACCGGCAAGATCGCGATCGCGATAGGCCCGGAAGGTGATTTTACGGCGGAAGAAGTCTCGATGGCCAAGGATTGCGGCTTTAAGCCTATAAGTTTGGGCTCCAGGGTACTTAAAAGCGACACGGCGGGACTTGCCTTACTGGCAATTTTAAATTATGAACTCTCAAATTAA